The stretch of DNA aagaatccagacttttctcaccttgatacgtaaattcgtagaatgaggttcctttgcggtgttttcctctgtggcacgTTCAAAGGTGTTGTTTGAATGTCAAACTCGTTCTGTTGATTTGTCCTATACTGACAGTAGTCCCGCTGATTTGATCCACTGTGGTATTATTATTGGTAACAGAGTTCACAACACAAGTGGTCCGAATCCTTCTATCTTCAATGACGTCCGTAGACcgaaatcgtaatttcgtttaCACTGAAGCAAATGGATCCTGGTAGGATCGCAAAAAtgttacgtaaaaataatgagaaaataataataaaaaaaatgttgggtttttgaaccagagttcgagatacCTTTATTCTATAATAAGATCACAAGTGTGCGAGTAgaccgttaccgaaagactgaaacCTCGATCAAGACCCAGCATTTCTATATGTTcatttatcttatgcctacgtgccgaattcatattcctttgtttcgggagtcggtgtcgtgaGCAAGGTGGTTCAAATTTCCTAAGTCGGTTGGAGAtgtttgttgacgttacacgAGCGTGGTCTTGGACGGCGCCGACTATCGATGTCACGTCCCGCGACCCGCGCGTCCCGTGGCGCGAAAGCAGAATCGATGGATTCCTTCACATCGAGACGGTTGAAACGTCAATTTGAAAGTATTTGAGCAGTATTTCAGGTGAAAGGCAGTTAAAGTCGTTAAAAACTATATCTTGCTAAAATCcatgtttttatatttgtctAATTATGTTTCTGTAGCGATGTTGGgacaatttaaattgtaaacaAAGTCGGCAGTTGAACCAACGTTGGGGATCTTCCCAAACATTTTCAAAAGGAAGACCTAGATGTTTTTTCATCTCCAACAGATATAAATAAGTGTAGCGACACAGAAaagtagtaataataattaacgaataataataattacagttCGTCTATcgaattattatcattttgTTTATCGGAGACCGAGTAAGATCTGAATAAACCACTACATATTTTAAACTTGTTCACGAgcaactttaatcctctcccgtgccagtATTCCTGCacatagcaggttagccgaaagTGGAGCTTATTACCAGTTGAATTTAACGTCAGTTAACGCTATCTTCTCGTTCGGCAACCAAATAGAACGTAACAGTCGAGACTCATTGCGCTGATTTGCCTCTCCAATCAGCTTACCTTGTCGTACATCGAGTCTGAGACACGATTCGGTTATTAGTTGACCGCTGCGATTCCTCCGACCTCTGGTCGTATTTCGTGGATCCTATCTGCCATTTCGGTCAGGACGTTTGCGTCCGTTTCGGCCAGGACCCGTTGCGTATTTGCCGGAAGACGATTTTTCCAGAGCGTCATACAAAATCGTTCGAAACTGATGAAGTGACCAACTTCTTTAAGTCCCTGTAGAACTTGGACGGCGTCTTATCCCCCATTTCTTCGATCTCGAGCAACTCCCGCACTCTCGTACTTTCTGAATCGGCTGGTCTTCTAATGAGTTCGCTCTTGAGCCGCTCGTATCGTCCCGTCACCGGTGAGCACTATATACTCGACTTGTTCTATCGTTCCCCGAGGATCGCAACAATGGcgttaaattttgttttgtcaCTTGTGATGCGCACGGCCTCGAACTGCGCTTCCAACATGACACAGCGCTATTCTTTGAGGCCATAGTGGCGGTACGCGGAATGGTTGACCAACTGTGTCTACATTGTCCGTGGCGTTCGTTGCGTGCGCTTCCTCGTTGGTATTTGCCATTTCGAACACAGAAATCTACAGAAACGATGTTTATGTGGCACGAACATGTTCATCACTTTCGTTTCAAATAACGTCATGGTCACCAACTTGAAGTGGTAGGATGTGTAGGGTGCCAAAGAAATACTCGGCGTTTTATTTAACAGTGTGTTTATTAACTCGACTAGCGGCTTCTTTACAACTTTCGGCTCGCGACTCGTGCGGACGACTATTTATTCACGACTCCTCTCTTACGACTCTCGCTTACGACTCCCCAATCACGACTGATCTCTTAatccctttcttttctttttgtcatCTTTCCATATCCCCACTACGCACGTGTTCgttaggcgtccgcgatcgtggTCACGCACGCCTTCTTCCGAATATTTGGCGGAAGGACCGTGGGGATATCGTTGGCCCATTAGACCTGTCGACACTTACGTTTTATCGCGACCTTGTTTATGTTTCGTCGGTCTCATATACAGTCTTCCAACGATGGCATACTATGTGCCGTCGAAACCGTTGGAAAGAGAATTTTTCTTTGCGGTCTAGTGCCGctacataataaaaaataataatagagATCTATACCGacgtaaaattttcaaaaaagatttttatagCCTGGCATATCTTGTTGTGAACGAAGTTTTCACAGATGctgtttatttaaattcgtAAAGTATAATAGAAAGATAAGGAGATCAGCGACCAatggatataaatataaacagaTCGCCACATTTTGGTGAACAAAGCGACCAACGTGTCGACTATGGCTACACTTATAACTTATTTActaaatgtccagctggacaaattgtaaagtacaaattaaataaataaataaaaaaaacttgTGACTTGGATTATGTCACAAATATATAATGGGCCGGATTCAATGATCTAGTAACGACAACTGTTTGCGAATATCTCGTGGAATTAGGGGACTGCGACGGTTATACGTATAGTGATTCTGAACATACAAAAGTGTTCAGAATCGTGATTTTCACAgcatattaaaaaatcatcaAAATCTGGCAAAAAATAAAGACaaacttttaaataattataataaatcttATTCAGTAATGAAAGTAGGATGAATGAAAATTGTGGTTAACAAATTAGTCATAACATCAAATCTTGTCTGTAGTTAATTTGTTCTTCTGTTTTTACCACTGTTTTAATAGCATGCGTAATAAACGAATAAGCATACAAAACAGATACATCACATCAGAAATACTATTTGCAGCAGTTAACTACTGAAATTATTAAGGTAAAATTTAACTTTTGTTATAACAAAAAAATTATCGCGAGGaacataaatttaatgttaaatCTAAAAAGCTACTGTGTATAGAcaatatattacaattattgCATCATTTCATTGATCCATTAtcgtttgaaagaaaaagtttttctttctcttctaaaaatatataataaacaattaatttctctttctgAGTTAATTATTGCGCGATTTTGTTATTCTCATACTTATCTATATCGAATTACggaaaatacaatttttccgTAGAACTGTACAATGAAATAGACTTTTGTAGTATGGGTCCGCAGGGAATATTGGTGGAATTAATAACCTCGTTTTGGTAGAATTAAATAGGTTTTTGGATATGCTAGCAGagaagaaattttctttctgatACTGGAATCAAACAAACGACATTCCGAACTTTAAAGGTTCTTGTATATGCTAGCGTAGAATATCTGCAGTACTTGACTGCTGGCGGCAGCACTAGTCTGGGAGATCCGAAATCATAAGTATGAGCTCTCCTATTTTCTTTCTGATACTAATAGTAGGTAACATTCTGTATACATCTCTTAAATTGAAAGGGggtttgaaatataatatatttttcatatatacGTAGTATCTCTTCTTTAGTTTCTATGTGGCAGATACTTTTATCAATTAAGTCAGATCAAgtatatatgtacttatgtatatacataatttctATACTATACCATTCGTCGAAGCAAATTGCAGAGGGCGTAAAAAACACTGATTTTTTCATAATTGGTATCTCAGGACATAAGATACGCCgatatcccatataacgtcaaatCTATCctatatttacatacataaACGATGGtaatacgtatgtatattctGTACCTTGTGCATAACTAAATGAATTATATAACTGAATGAATTATTTCGCTTGATTAATTCGAAAGATTTTATCTGCCGATTCATTATCGATAACGACACCGACATGGACGTCTCTTGTTGTCTGTGCTATCGGATGGTTAGTTTTATCGCATAAGGGTAATACAGATTACAAATACCTGAATAACTAAAAGTGTATCTCTATTTTCCGATCCAAACACACTAGAAATATCCCTGCATGAATGTAGCTCGTTATAATTgatcattaataattttattttctcatcTCAAGTAACGTGTTAATTGATTCTttgatataatgtattaaataACAGTTTACATTAATTACAATACGATAGAAACCACACCAATAATTTTAGTAGGCAATTTACACTACTATTGTATACCTAGGGTCCAACAATATCGTCTTCACTCCTGGAAACGACAGACGTGAGGCGACATGACGTTTTGTCGGTGACGCGACAACTTTCTGATATCGAACCATATCCACCGATCAAGTACATATTGTTTTACGCATTGCGCTATGATATTCCAACTATTGTTCGACGTTCAGCAATTCAGAAAATCAATCTAAAAGTAGAAAAAGTGACTAGTGAAAGTGACAGAAGTTGTGAAAGCGTCGCAGACATCGCGTGTTCGCGAACTCCGTATGACACCAGATATTGTGATACGGACTGCACACCGATAAATGCAAATCTTATGAATTCAAAGTCGCGTGGTTACTATTCGTGTAGAAATTAAGAAGACAACCGGTTGTTActttaagaaataattttctgtcAATGCTGAACGTActttaatttgaataaatgaTCTATTCTTTTTAAGAAGGTATTAATTCACAATAGAGtgacatatttatttattatttaaaaaatggatGAAACAAGGAATTACATAAACTTAGTATTAACAGTTAAAAAATATCCAGCGTTATATGATCTCAGTTGTAATGACTACCATAATAGGGTTGTACGAAATAAAATGTGGAGAGCTGTAGCGCAAGAAGTAAACGCTTCTGGTAAGAATTATTCCAAACTTAAATATGTCTTTCAGGTTTCCTATAAAAGTTCAACCGTATTTTTCATATCCCTGCAAATCTTTCCCGTAGCTGCAGAATGTAAGGAGAAATGGAAGAATCTTCGCGCGAGCTTCAGTAGACATTTAAGAAATCAAAATACGGCAAATTCGAAAGCAAAAAAACCATATTACATGGCCGATTATATGGATTTTTTACTTCCTTACAGCAAACTTCGCAGGTAACTGACCTATATTGACATGCAATAGAAAATCGATAACATATCACGTGATTCATCGAGctattttttctgtttttcttttctgttttcaGGCCAGATGACAGTTTGAACGAGGAAGGACCAATAGCGCAGGAGAACTGGAACGAAGAGGAGACCGCTTCTGATACGTCCTCTAATTACGAGAAATTAAACAAATCTAACCAAACGATGCCAGAACCAGAAAGAGATGGAGACTCGAAGAACGAAGAGTACACGTTCGTGAGGAGTAAAACGATGAGGCTTACAGACGACCGATTATCACATAGGTGCTTGGATAATTGTATCCTAGCCAAAAAACGAGATGTCGACGAATCGATTAATGATGCAGACTTACTGTTCTTTAAAAGCTTACTTCCAGACGTACGGCAGATGACGAGACAAGAGAAAAGAAGTTTTAAAATATCGGTATTGAATTTGATCGATAAAATACTAAACGAAAAGGAATCGGCAATGTCGATCGAAAACGATATCCCTTGCGCTATAGTAAAAAATCAACAGGATGAAAGGGTCGATCagttttaaattaaaagacTTTATTAGAGTTTGTAATGACATGTATAAATGTACAACAATATAGACTGCCTAAATtacgtttaataaaataaaatatataagacTTGGAAAGGGTGTTAACACAATTTGTGAAGAGAAATCTgtattctaaaataatttataatttattgatatattattatcgataaaaccgtaataataataaataattaacaaaacCGTATACTTTAccacaaaaataaataacaaaatccCACAAATACTTGTAATAATAAGAGACAGTTAGAAACAAGATACGGTCGAACGTATACAATTTTACGACTGCACCGGACTGGATAACAGAAATGGCTCGTTTCCGTTATTCCCACACCGATAACAACTTATTCTCCTTGCTTCGTAAATTCGCAAAAGATACAGAATATGTAGAAATGAGCGGAAAGATATGCACGGCTAAAACATGTCTTGACAGAACTGAGAATCACTGAAGAATGTGGATTGGTCAATCGAAACAACGCGGTATCTTCGAGCCAACGGAAAAAACTAATGAAAATTGAGTATGCGTTGCGCCAAAAGATTTGGCTGTTTCCGGTGAACTATCCGAAAACAACTGAATTCTGCATTCTACAGAAACATTCTTAAATGTATTGTATATACGATGCATGTGCGAATGCGAACATGGTCCTTTTCAGACAAATTGtcgttacaaattatacttTGCATTAGTAAGAGATCctaagaaataatcgcgtagCTTAAAAACGTGGATCAATgcgagaaaacaaaataaaaatcttcttTCAATAACAAATTACCACATTTTTGAtgatctttttcatttttctgaaCATAGGAAAATTTGCCTAAAATTCTTAGTTATAACAGGTTATAATAAAAACTAATTGAtgtgtattaatttttaaaataatataaagataaatataaataacgaCTTTAGAAATTCTGAAATAGTTCTACGTTTTCATATTACTCCAACTGAAtatgaaagaattttaaatcaGATTGTACTTTCATTGGCGTATATCAGAATTTTTACTATTGAATGTTTTTGCCAAAAAAGTGTAGGATATTTCAACCAATCGATTCAGGATCAGTTATAAtggaatataaatatgtatactaaTTTGAATAGAAAAATGTGTTATTATCAATCGGCAAATAAGCAGAATATACATCTTAGTAGCAATCAAATTTGAATATCTTTTTACGAGAAACATTTGCCGATCACCGTTTATAAAACTGCGCATCTATTCAAACAACCAAATCTTCTCCCAATTATTCAATAATTATGATGTaacatacataaaatataattagttTGTCGGTGCTTGAACTTATCAAGAGCAAAGTATATACACGTCACAAAGGCACACTTGTCGCGTCAATTCGTGACACAACAAAATTCAGCTCCGCGTACGACTGATACGGGCGAATCGTTGTTATACGGACGTACCTGGAGGCTGAGCGAGAAACGCGCATGCGTCAATTCGAAAAGGCCTATCAGAATAAAGCAATATCACGGTAAGGACATTGGGGGGGCTCTTAGTAGCCTTGCGCGTTCTTCCGATTCTGTAAAAGCTGGAGGCGCGTCCATTTTGTTAGCACGTACGATCCCGGTTAGTCGACGCCGGTGCAAAGTATAATTCTCGTTTGCAACGAGTTCGTGTTACTCGAGTAGAGTAAGGGCTACGAAGCCAGTGGCTGTCTGTCGGCGGCGTTCGTGGATTTGTAGCTGCGTATCGTAAGTACAGAGAGCGCAGCTGGCAAGCGTGAGAACCTACTTGTAGATACATAGCGCAACAAGAATCAGAACGGAGGAGAAGCCGCTGGAAAGAGAATCGTTGTGCCAGGGCCGCGAAACGCGTCGCGTACCCGGTTCGTCGTTAGTTTTAGTTTTAGCAAGATGGCGGAACTACAGGGAACCCCGGTTGCTCAAGACGCCCTGTCCGTAGCCCAGCTAGAGCTCGGTGGAAATCCAAACGCCTTAGCTTTGCGTAGGCCGTTTGACCCTGTGGCACATGATCTCGACGCGACCTTCCACCTTACGCGGTTCGCCGACCTAAAAGGATGAGGGTGTAAAGTCCCTCAGGAGGTTCTTGGGAAACTCCTCGAGGGACTACAGGCCGACGATGGTAGCGCACAAGATCATGAACATGCCCATTTTATGCACATGGCCATTCCACGCATCGGTAAGTAGCTTGATTTTATTGCGCGCGTGTACAAGAGGATATTACGCATGTCGACATGTTTGATTTTATGTAgacattttataataattttattttttcctaaCTTTTATTGGTTATGTTCATACAAATATTTGTTCGAACGTTTCTACGATTAAATTGCtctttccaatttttatatttttttggcaattgtttttattaaagaGAAGATGTAGAAATtacaatttgttaattaaagaaatttttcccGGCGAAAATTTTCCATACCTGATGGTGCTGtatgttaatatttaaataccatATTTTATTCATGTAATATAGTAACTAGAGATTTGTTATCCGTTGTGGGAATTTTAgctgtaaataagaaatttattgGAAATACCTAGGGCGCAAATATCGCAATAGGCATCCCTATCGTGTTAGCAGCCATGTTATCGTCTCCCGCCCGATTTCTCCCACGCCACCGGAAATACGAGTGTTCTCAACTTAtacttaaataatatatacaaaatatatatataatatcagaATAACTAATAtgcaaataatatatatgtttttggtaatgttttcttataatttaattaaaatacatctATTAAAAAGATCATGTAAAAGaaactttgaaatattattttttttcttgtctttttgaaaatagataaacattaaacatttatattttgcaTTTCAGGCATTGGCATGGATTCCTCCGTAACTCCACTGAGGCATGGAGGGCTTAGTTTGGTACAAACTACAGACTTCTTCTACCCATTAGTTGATGATCCTTACATGATGGGTAAGATACACAACActatgatattttaattgtcatacaattttaatagttacattttctatattatattcattGAATCTATCAattatagtaataaaataCACAGTTTCTTTATTACggataaaatttgttttatggCATGCTGTTTAACCACTTGTATTGGAGTATTTTTCCAGGTAAAATTGCATGTGCAAATGTTATCAGTGATCTGTATGCCATGGGTGTTACTGAATGTGACAATATGCTAATGTTGTTGGGAGTCAGTACAAAAATGACTGAGAAGGAAAGGGACGTTGTTGTACCCTTGATCATGAGAGGATTCAAAGATTCTGCTCTGGAAGCTGGTACAACAGTAACAGGAGGACAAACAGTTGTTAATCCTTGGTGTACAATAGGTGGTGTTGCTTCTACTGTTTGTCAACCAAACGAATACATTGTGTATGTACCAATGAATGAATGAATGACATATGAATGTACCATTCCTTCCTTAATGATGATTGTTTATATCACAGACCAGACAATGCCGTTGTGGGTGATGTTCTTGTTTTGACAAAGCCACTTGGAACTCAAGTCGCTGTTAATGCTCACCAATGGTTAGATCAACCAGATCGCTGGAACAGAATTAAACTTGTGGTCAGTGAAGATGATGTAAGGAAAGCTTATCAGAGAGCAATGGATAGTATGGCCAGGCTTAACAGAATAGGTATGTGTTAAATTGtagtttgatatttttattaatacaacAACAGTAAttgatctttttattttccagcGGCTAGATTAATGCATAAATACAATGCACACGGAGCAACAGATGTTACGGGTTTCGGCCTTTTGGGACACGCACAAAATTTGGCCAAACACCAAAAGAATGAAGTCTCTTTTGTTATTCATAATTTGCCCGTAATCGCAAAAATGGCAGCTGTAGCAAAAGCGTGCGGTAACATGTTTCAACTCCTTCAAGGTCACTCGGCGGAAACCAGCGGTGGATTACTTATTTGCCTACCTAGAGAACAGGTTTGAAATCTTTTGTTCTTTAAGTATTTTACTCAAATCCTGCTAATACAGTAGAGTATATTATTTGTCTTTAAATACTCTAAAGAACGGCAGGAAAAGAAATAGAGATTTCCATGCCGATTTGCTATTGTAGACATCTTGGTGCTGTCGACTctcttacaattattttttttttcgttaataTGGAAGTTATTAACGAAATGTTTCTTATTGGTcaaattcatataatttacatattctTAGGCTGCTGCATATTGTAAAGATATCGAAAAGCAGGAAGGATACCAAGCGTGGATTATTGGTATCGTAGAGAAAGGGAATCGCACAGCCAGAATAATCGACAAACCACGAGTAATAGAAGTGCCAGCTAAAGAAAAAGATGGGGAGCTTTGGTAAAGGATCACAGATGGcgaaacttttttatttactttcatGTATTTAGGAGAAACTACACGCAACACAGAAAACACGCATTTACATAAATCAACACTACTGTACCAGATTCAAAGCACTTATATGTGCACCATTATTATGGTGAAGTAatgaattttcaatatttttattcagtaaaaatttgattatatACAGTGATCGTCCCATTTTGTCCCACGGGTTAAAAGAATGAGATACAATAATACAAACTTATATTTACGTGTTATCTTTATTGAAGTTCAGTCTCAAGTTTTAACTTAGGAGTAacacgtttctttttttctcgtttctaatttttgttgaaagctaaaaatatttcatcataAAACTGTGAAATGTTCATAATAGTCTTCCTGACAGTTATGAATCCTTATTGGAAAGAATTCAATACAAAAAACAAATTTGAGGAAGCAATGAAGTAACGAAAGAAGTGAAATTtgagtatatattttttttaagatTTAAGACTTAATATGTACTACATACGTACCCTGGTAGCAGTAGGCTCGGGGTAAGCTTCAATTGCATTTGATCAAACTTGCAATATGTTGAGTGACATTTGGGTGCTTAGTGTTAATAAAGGACGTTAAGGTACATATAAATGATGATAGCTCGTGATTATggagatttataaatatattttaaaaggGTATACAATattgcaaaaaagaaaaaatggttttaacgatatattgtacattACTTCGACTTACGGATTTAATAGAATTGAAAAAGGAAACATTGAAAACATAGTTATATAGATGCAACGTTGTAAACAAGGACATTATTAACCCGTAGTACACAATGACAGGCTTTTAAGGCCAACGAGATTCCCacaatttgtaattttgaCCTATTGTTATATAGAATATGTAAGTTGTCCAAACGAAAAGAAGGCCTTCTCTAGTTTTCTCGTTACATACgcttttgaaaataattataaaaagaaataagaaatcgAGCACAGGCCCTAATGTTGTATTACTTTTTCATATGAATAAAGTGCTACTttgtcaataaaaataatgtattattatcattaaatCTTTAAGAATccttatatattaaaaataaaagaaccaTTTAACGTCACAAGTTAATATGGCAAAGTACACAGCAAGATTGATATTCTAGTAGATTATGGATGTCATGTACTTACATGCGTCCTTCAGTACAGCCACCGATCAAAGCAGAAAAAACTAGATGTTTTCATTCATTGGTTAATCAGTTATCTAACAGTTCGACAACTGGTCGCCATCGTGGCTCACAGGTCACTGTTATAGAGTAACGagttatattttaaagaattataGTTACCATAACATTCTCGCGTGAATCGTCGTCAGAAGTAATAGTATAGAGCAACTTGAAGTTCAAGTGTTCAACATAAAAAGTTGaccaatttttttattttggtGTTTCTTCAAAGTAACGATTTAATGGTAACGCTATCCACGTGGTGTTCCAAGGCTATGGCCTTCAGGGCCGTAATACTAGGTGCCCCTG from Bombus huntii isolate Logan2020A chromosome 3, iyBomHunt1.1, whole genome shotgun sequence encodes:
- the LOC126863948 gene encoding inactive selenide, water dikinase-like protein; the protein is MAELQGTPVAQDALSVAQLELGGNPNALALRRPFDPVAHDLDATFHLTRFADLKGUGCKVPQEVLGKLLEGLQADDGSAQDHEHAHFMHMAIPRIGIGMDSSVTPLRHGGLSLVQTTDFFYPLVDDPYMMGKIACANVISDLYAMGVTECDNMLMLLGVSTKMTEKERDVVVPLIMRGFKDSALEAGTTVTGGQTVVNPWCTIGGVASTVCQPNEYIVPDNAVVGDVLVLTKPLGTQVAVNAHQWLDQPDRWNRIKLVVSEDDVRKAYQRAMDSMARLNRIAARLMHKYNAHGATDVTGFGLLGHAQNLAKHQKNEVSFVIHNLPVIAKMAAVAKACGNMFQLLQGHSAETSGGLLICLPREQAAAYCKDIEKQEGYQAWIIGIVEKGNRTARIIDKPRVIEVPAKEKDGELW
- the LOC126863950 gene encoding uncharacterized protein LOC126863950 isoform X2, which codes for MWRAVAQEVNASAAECKEKWKNLRASFSRHLRNQNTANSKAKKPYYMADYMDFLLPYSKLRRPDDSLNEEGPIAQENWNEEETASDTSSNYEKLNKSNQTMPEPERDGDSKNEEYTFVRSKTMRLTDDRLSHRCLDNCILAKKRDVDESINDADLLFFKSLLPDVRQMTRQEKRSFKISVLNLIDKILNEKESAMSIENDIPCAIVKNQQDERVDQF
- the LOC126863950 gene encoding uncharacterized protein LOC126863950 isoform X1, encoding MDETRNYINLVLTVKKYPALYDLSCNDYHNRVVRNKMWRAVAQEVNASAAECKEKWKNLRASFSRHLRNQNTANSKAKKPYYMADYMDFLLPYSKLRRPDDSLNEEGPIAQENWNEEETASDTSSNYEKLNKSNQTMPEPERDGDSKNEEYTFVRSKTMRLTDDRLSHRCLDNCILAKKRDVDESINDADLLFFKSLLPDVRQMTRQEKRSFKISVLNLIDKILNEKESAMSIENDIPCAIVKNQQDERVDQF